Proteins found in one Abyssibius alkaniclasticus genomic segment:
- a CDS encoding glutamine synthetase family protein, with protein sequence MTDTPEALNNDIRNWLQERPEIESVFACVCDLNGIMRGKRLPIEKAKSIMDDGLRLPLSILSLDIWGEDIENNELVYETGDSDGICEYTRRPIVLVNWTSRPSALAMFWMNTEDGAPFPGDPRRALSRVVERYKARGLTPVVATELEFYLYDPTSSEPQPPHSPVTGKRLDSDGALSLDELEHFDAVLNDIYDACAEQGIPADAAISENGAGQFEINMVHVADPLQAADDAVLFKRLVRGIARKHDLAATFMAKPYGDRSGSGFHVHFSLVDAAGVNLFDSGGELGTPLMENAVAGLLATMQENTLTFAPHENSYRRLLPGAHAPINVAWGYENRTAAIRIPGGNHKARRIEHRVAGADANPYLVLASILGGALIGIEGDMKPAAPIEGDAYSMKLDHLPLDWATAIQAFKRGTHVQEIYSKRLQTMLVECKMQELKRFARAVTDFEYDSYLEVV encoded by the coding sequence ATGACCGACACGCCGGAAGCACTGAATAATGACATTAGAAACTGGCTTCAGGAGCGGCCCGAAATAGAGTCTGTCTTTGCCTGTGTATGCGATCTGAACGGCATCATGCGCGGCAAACGCCTGCCGATTGAAAAGGCCAAGTCGATCATGGATGACGGGCTGCGCCTGCCGCTCTCTATCCTGAGCCTCGATATCTGGGGTGAGGATATCGAAAATAACGAGCTGGTCTATGAAACCGGCGATTCCGACGGGATTTGCGAATATACCCGCCGCCCGATTGTGCTGGTGAACTGGACAAGCCGGCCTTCGGCCCTGGCGATGTTCTGGATGAATACCGAAGATGGCGCGCCGTTTCCGGGCGACCCCAGGCGCGCCTTGTCGCGGGTTGTCGAGCGTTACAAGGCGCGCGGCCTTACGCCGGTTGTAGCAACCGAGCTGGAATTTTACCTTTACGACCCGACGAGCAGCGAACCACAGCCCCCGCATTCGCCCGTAACCGGCAAGCGGCTGGATTCAGACGGGGCGCTGTCGCTTGACGAGCTGGAGCATTTCGACGCGGTGCTGAACGACATTTACGATGCCTGCGCCGAACAGGGCATTCCCGCCGATGCGGCGATTTCGGAAAACGGCGCCGGGCAGTTCGAGATCAACATGGTGCATGTGGCCGACCCGTTGCAGGCCGCCGATGATGCGGTTTTGTTCAAGCGGCTGGTGCGCGGCATTGCCCGCAAGCACGACCTTGCGGCCACCTTCATGGCCAAACCCTATGGCGACAGGTCGGGGTCGGGGTTTCATGTGCATTTTTCGCTGGTCGATGCCGCGGGTGTGAACCTGTTTGACAGCGGCGGCGAACTGGGCACGCCGCTGATGGAAAACGCCGTGGCCGGGCTGTTGGCCACCATGCAGGAAAACACGCTGACCTTTGCGCCGCACGAAAACTCGTATCGGCGGCTGTTGCCCGGCGCACATGCGCCCATCAACGTTGCCTGGGGCTATGAGAACCGCACGGCGGCCATTCGCATTCCCGGCGGCAACCACAAGGCGCGGCGCATCGAACACCGCGTGGCCGGGGCCGATGCCAACCCCTATCTGGTGCTGGCCAGCATTCTGGGCGGCGCGCTGATCGGGATCGAGGGCGACATGAAGCCCGCCGCCCCGATCGAGGGCGATGCCTATTCCATGAAGCTGGACCATCTGCCGCTGGACTGGGCCACGGCAATTCAGGCCTTCAAACGCGGCACGCATGTGCAGGAGATTTACTCCAAACGCCTGCAAACCATGCTTGTGGAATGCAAGATGCAAGAGCTGAAGCGCTTTGCGCGGGCGGTGACCGATTTTGAGTATGACAGCTATCTGGAGGTGGTCTGA
- a CDS encoding ABC transporter ATP-binding protein translates to MGEQGKLPAFRTRGLTKVYGEGHSAVHALRGVELEIPGGEIVVLLGPSGSGKSTLLNIIGGLDRGSAGTAHFRDQCLSDMSDAQLTRYRRDHVGFVFQFYNLMPSLTAHENVELVTEIAHNPMDPDAALALVGLKERTDHFPAQLSGGEQQRVAIARAIAKQPEVLFCDEPTGALDSKTGRAVLKVLADVNARLGATVLMVTHNAATAKMADRVIHFADGNIREVVRNAKRLDPEEIAW, encoded by the coding sequence ATGGGCGAACAGGGCAAGCTGCCGGCATTTCGAACCCGCGGGCTGACCAAGGTTTACGGCGAGGGCCATTCGGCGGTTCACGCGCTGCGCGGGGTCGAGCTTGAAATTCCCGGTGGCGAAATTGTCGTGCTGCTTGGCCCGTCGGGCTCGGGCAAGTCGACCCTGCTGAACATCATTGGCGGGCTGGACCGGGGCAGTGCGGGCACAGCGCATTTTCGCGACCAATGCTTGAGCGATATGAGCGATGCGCAGCTGACGCGCTATCGGCGCGACCATGTCGGCTTTGTCTTTCAGTTCTACAATCTCATGCCCAGCCTGACCGCGCATGAGAATGTGGAGCTTGTGACCGAAATCGCGCATAACCCGATGGACCCCGACGCGGCGCTGGCGCTGGTCGGGTTGAAAGAGCGGACCGACCATTTTCCCGCGCAGCTATCGGGGGGCGAGCAGCAGCGCGTGGCGATTGCCCGCGCCATTGCCAAACAGCCCGAAGTGCTGTTCTGCGACGAGCCGACCGGCGCGCTTGACAGTAAAACCGGACGTGCCGTGCTGAAGGTGCTGGCCGATGTGAATGCCCGGCTTGGCGCAACCGTGCTGATGGTTACGCATAATGCCGCCACCGCCAAGATGGCCGACAGGGTTATTCATTTCGCCGATGGCAATATCCGCGAGGTGGTGCGCAACGCAAAGCGGCTCGACCCCGAGGAAATAGCCTGGTGA